Proteins encoded together in one Triticum dicoccoides isolate Atlit2015 ecotype Zavitan chromosome 7B, WEW_v2.0, whole genome shotgun sequence window:
- the LOC119340437 gene encoding protein NRT1/ PTR FAMILY 8.3-like, protein MEVADEERTLLNNRRLPPQPQDECSRYTSDGTVDIYTQPALKQSTGNWRACVFILGAEFSECLCFFAVSKNLVTYLTTVLHESNVDAARNVSTWVGSCFITPVIGAFLADSYWGRYSTIAIFLSVYIFGMLIMTSSTALPLILPRFSDESSGVHRAAVYLGLYLVALGTGGIKPCATALGADQFDVADPAERVAKGSFFNWYYFSINIGSLLSATLLVWVQDNIGWTVGLAIPTVLIGFGLAVFVAGGKIYRYKPLGVGGSPLTRVSQVVVAAARNCRLELPDDTSTLHEHDRAEHTSQFRFFDKAAIVMPSPEKKGPWRLCTVSQVEELKMLLRMSPVWASTLVFFAVTAQMSSTMIELGMAMDNRVGTFVVPPASLSTFDIVSVLVWVPIYDAVLVPLARRVTGQDRGFTQLQRIGVGLALSAAAMAYAASVETRRLSATSTSIMWLAPCYFVLGAAEVFTSIGMLEFFYDQSPESMKSLGVALAQLAVAGGNYLNSALLGAVVSTTGWIPDNLDEGHLDYFFWFMAALSVLNLLQFIYCSSR, encoded by the exons ATGGAAGTAGCAGATGAGGAGCGGACACTGCTGAACAACCGTCGCCTGCCTCCACAGCCACAG GACGAGTGTTCAAGATACACAAGCGATGGAACAGTTGATATCTACACACAGCCTGCCCTCAAGCAGAGCACCGGCAACTGGAGAGCATGCGTCTTCATCCTCG GTGCCGAATTCAGCGAATGCTTGTGCTTCTTCGCCGTCTCGAAGAACCTGGTCACCTACCTCACGACGGTGCTCCACGAGAGCAACGTCGACGCCGCGAGGAACGTGTCCACCTGGGTCGGCAGCTGCTTCATCACGCCCGTCATCGGAGCTTTCTTGGCCGATTCTTATTGGGGACGATACTCGACAATTGCAATCTTCCTCTCTGTTTACATCTTT GGGATGCTCATCATGACATCATCAACGGCGCTTCCGTTGATCCTGCCTCGTTTTTCCGACGAGAGCAGCGGTGTCCATCGTGCCGCCGTCTACCTGGGGCTCTACCTTGTCGCCCTCGGCACCGGCGGCATCAAGCCCTGCGCCACGGCCCTGGGCGCCGACCAGTTCGACGTTGCCGACCCGGCGGAGCGGGTGGCCAAGGGATCCTTCTTCAACTGGTACTACTTCTCCATCAACATCGGCTCGCTGCTGTCGGCGACGTTGCTCGTCTGGGTGCAGGACAACATCGGGTGGACCGTCGGGCTCGCGATCCCGACAGTGCTCATCGGGTTTGGCCTCGCCGTATTCGTTGCCGGCGGGAAGATATACAGGTACAAGCCACTGGGAGTGGGAGGTAGCCCGCTGACGAGGGTCTCCCAGGTGGTTGTCGCAGCCGCAAGGAATTGCCGTCTCGAGCTCCCCGATGATACCTCGACCCTGCACGAACATGACAGGGCTGAGCATACCAGTCAATTCAGGTTCTTTGACAAGGCTGCCATCGTGAtgccgtcgccggagaagaagGGCCCGTGGCGGCTCTGCACGGTGTCGCAGGTGGAGGAGTTGAAGATGCTGTTGCGGATGTCCCCCGTCTGGGCGTCGACGTTGGTCTTCTTCGCGGTCACCGCGCAAATGTCGTCGACGATGATCGAGCTGGGCATGGCCATGGACAACCGCGTCGGCACCTTTGTCGTGCCGCCGGCGTCGCTCTCCACCTTTGACATCGTTAGCGTCCTCGTCTGGGTTCCCATCTACGACGCCGTGCTGGTGCCGCTCGCGCGGCGCGTCACCGGTCAGGACAGGGGCTTCACGCAGCTGCAGCGGATCGGCGTCGGCCTTGCTCTGTCCGCGGCCGCCATGGCGTACGCCGCGTCGGTCGAGACTAGGCGGCTGTCGGCGACCTCGACGAGCATCATGTGGCTGGCTCCGTGCTACTTCGTGTTGGGCGCGGCCGAGGTGTTCACCAGCATCGGCATGCTCGAGTTCTTCTACGACCAGTCCCCGGAGTCCATGAAGAGCCTGGGTGTGGCACTCGCGCAGCTCGCCGTCGCTGGCGGGAACTACCTCAACTCCGCCCTGCTCGGCGCCGTTGTGTCGACCACGGGGTGGATCCCGGACAACCTCGACGAAGGCCATCTGGACTACTTCTTCTGGTTCATGGCGGCTCTGAGCGTGCTCAACCTGTTGCAGTTCATCTACTGCTCGTCCAGATAG